One genomic segment of Micromonospora sp. WMMC415 includes these proteins:
- a CDS encoding LacI family DNA-binding transcriptional regulator: MPITIADVASRAGVSKTTVSRVLNGKGEVDQSTADRVRAVISDLGYVPSARAVGLARGRTRVVGMLVPALTWPWMGEVLQGAVDVVEDEGYALLLFTCNRGDESMRRFTSQVSAKSFDGLLVVEPEGTLDHITALHEQGLPVILIDDRVHRPRFPSVRTTNHAGARAAAAHLLELGRRRPLVITGVPQFGCTEERSAGFAECYAEAGLPIDPDLVVDGDFTFECGRAAVQRLLAAGVPFDAVFAHNDLSAAGALQALMDAGRRVPADVAVVGFDDLPLAGHTHPPLSSVRQPLREMGEAAARTLISHLDGTPLPDSPIVIPTGLTVRASTNGT; this comes from the coding sequence GTGCCGATCACCATCGCCGACGTCGCCAGCCGGGCGGGCGTGAGCAAGACGACCGTCTCCCGGGTGCTCAACGGCAAGGGCGAGGTGGACCAGAGCACCGCGGACCGGGTCCGCGCGGTCATCTCGGACCTCGGCTACGTGCCCAGCGCGCGGGCGGTCGGGTTGGCCCGCGGCCGGACCCGGGTCGTCGGGATGCTCGTGCCCGCCCTGACCTGGCCCTGGATGGGTGAGGTGCTCCAGGGCGCGGTCGACGTGGTCGAGGACGAGGGGTACGCCCTGCTGCTGTTCACCTGCAACCGGGGCGACGAGTCGATGCGGCGGTTCACCTCCCAGGTGTCGGCCAAGTCCTTCGACGGCCTGCTGGTGGTCGAGCCGGAGGGCACGCTGGACCACATCACCGCCCTGCACGAGCAGGGCCTGCCGGTCATCCTCATCGACGACCGGGTCCACCGGCCGCGCTTCCCCTCGGTGCGGACGACCAACCACGCGGGCGCCCGCGCCGCGGCGGCGCACCTGCTGGAACTCGGGCGGCGGCGACCACTGGTCATCACCGGCGTGCCCCAGTTCGGGTGCACGGAGGAGCGGTCGGCCGGGTTCGCCGAGTGCTACGCCGAGGCCGGGTTGCCGATCGACCCGGATCTCGTCGTGGACGGCGACTTCACCTTCGAGTGCGGCCGGGCGGCGGTGCAGCGCCTGCTCGCCGCAGGCGTGCCGTTCGACGCGGTCTTCGCCCACAACGACCTGTCCGCCGCCGGCGCCCTGCAGGCCCTCATGGACGCGGGTCGACGGGTGCCGGCCGACGTCGCGGTCGTCGGCTTCGACGACCTGCCCCTGGCGGGACACACCCACCCGCCGCTGAGTTCCGTACGCCAGCCGTTGCGGGAAATGGGGGAGGCGGCGGCCCGCACCCTCATCTCCCACCTCGACGGCACCCCGCTGCCCGACAGTCCCATCGTCATCCCCACCGGACTCACCGTGCGCGCCTCGACCAACGGCACCTGA
- a CDS encoding ABC transporter substrate-binding protein — translation MRRRRLLTIVLAGTVATALAACGDSPNANKNNGPAATVLNVGMPNGPQAENHNPFLTTSAAASLGYRWQIYEPLMMWNPVKPADPMKPWLATKAEWSADYTSVKVTIRDNATWSDGQKVTAEDVAFTYNLVKKYPALNDQGVPYTEATASGNEVTIKTSSPQFVNQQKVLWRVPIVPKHIWEKISDPTTDQVKQPVGSGPYTLKSFTPATTTLTVRESGYWQDLPKVKELRFTSYTDNSAQTTALANGESEWSFVFIPNYKAVFVDKDPANHKVWAPAILGIHGLYINTTKKPFDDPALRRAMNMVIDREDIFTTAEAAYFHPLVKSVTGLPSPAGDPFIAPEFKGQEHKVDVEGAKALLTGAGYKLEGNTLKDRTGKAVTLTLTDPAGWSDYQTSLEIVKDNLSKIGIAATIDKANQDAWFRNVEQGNFDATFRWTEGGATPYDIYRTVMDGRVLKPIGTASPAGNFGRFNNPQATEALKAYANATDEAARTTAMNTLQKIFVEQMPMIPVGADNIGGAYSTKNWVGWPDDSNPYGAMQPTQPNAVDVVLHLRPANS, via the coding sequence ATGAGAAGACGACGGCTCCTCACCATCGTGCTGGCCGGCACGGTGGCCACGGCCCTCGCCGCCTGCGGCGACAGCCCGAACGCGAACAAGAACAACGGCCCGGCGGCCACCGTGCTCAACGTCGGCATGCCGAACGGCCCGCAGGCCGAGAACCACAACCCGTTCCTCACCACGTCGGCCGCCGCCTCGCTGGGCTACCGGTGGCAGATCTACGAGCCGCTGATGATGTGGAACCCGGTGAAGCCGGCCGACCCGATGAAGCCGTGGCTGGCCACCAAGGCCGAGTGGTCGGCGGACTACACCTCCGTCAAGGTCACCATCCGGGACAACGCCACCTGGTCCGACGGTCAGAAGGTCACGGCGGAGGACGTCGCCTTCACGTACAACCTGGTCAAGAAGTACCCGGCGCTGAACGACCAGGGCGTGCCCTACACCGAGGCGACCGCCAGCGGCAACGAGGTCACCATCAAGACCTCCAGCCCGCAGTTCGTCAACCAGCAGAAGGTCCTGTGGCGGGTGCCGATCGTGCCCAAGCACATCTGGGAGAAGATCAGCGACCCGACGACCGACCAGGTCAAGCAGCCGGTCGGCAGCGGCCCGTACACGTTGAAGTCGTTCACCCCGGCCACCACCACCCTGACCGTCCGGGAGAGCGGCTACTGGCAGGACCTGCCGAAGGTCAAGGAGCTGCGCTTCACGTCGTACACCGACAACAGCGCGCAGACCACCGCCCTCGCCAACGGCGAGTCGGAGTGGAGCTTCGTCTTCATCCCCAACTACAAGGCCGTCTTCGTCGACAAGGACCCGGCCAACCACAAGGTGTGGGCGCCGGCGATCCTCGGCATCCACGGCCTCTACATCAACACCACGAAGAAGCCGTTCGACGACCCGGCGCTGCGGCGCGCGATGAACATGGTCATCGACCGCGAGGACATCTTCACCACGGCGGAGGCCGCGTACTTCCACCCGCTGGTGAAGAGCGTGACCGGCCTGCCCAGCCCCGCCGGTGACCCGTTCATCGCCCCCGAGTTCAAGGGCCAGGAGCACAAGGTCGACGTCGAGGGCGCCAAGGCGCTGCTCACCGGCGCCGGCTACAAGCTGGAGGGCAACACCCTCAAGGACCGGACCGGCAAGGCCGTCACGCTGACCCTCACCGACCCGGCCGGCTGGTCCGACTACCAGACCAGCCTGGAGATCGTGAAGGACAACCTGTCCAAGATCGGCATCGCCGCCACGATCGACAAGGCCAACCAGGACGCCTGGTTCCGCAACGTCGAGCAGGGCAACTTCGACGCGACCTTCCGGTGGACCGAGGGCGGCGCCACGCCGTACGACATCTACCGGACCGTCATGGACGGCCGGGTGCTGAAGCCGATCGGCACCGCCTCCCCGGCGGGCAACTTCGGCCGCTTCAACAACCCGCAGGCGACCGAGGCCCTGAAGGCGTACGCGAACGCGACCGACGAGGCCGCGCGGACCACCGCGATGAACACGCTGCAGAAGATCTTCGTCGAGCAGATGCCGATGATCCCGGTCGGCGCGGACAACATCGGTGGCGCGTACAGCACGAAGAACTGGGTCGGGTGGCCCGACGACTCGAACCCGTACGGCGCGATGCAGCCCACCCAGCCCAACGCGGTGGACGTGGTCCTGCACCTCAGGCCCGCCAACAGCTGA
- a CDS encoding ABC transporter ATP-binding protein: MTLSDSAEAPVNEVVLEAVGLTKHFPVRRRLRDLLTRSTAAVHAVDDVSFVLRRGQVTALVGESGSGKSTVARLLAQLYPRTAGDLRLHGTSTRVRGGRAFRAYVRRVQLILQDPFASLNPVHTVRYHLTRSLRIHGNAGRTAEDLDKALADLLTRVSLTPPERYLDAFPHELSGGQRQRVAIARALGADPEVLLADEPVSMLDVSIRLGVLNLLRDLKERLDLAVLYITHDIASARYFADETIVMYAGRMVEGGDSETVTQNPAHPYTRLLIGSAPDPDRITGDGGADVGGADRGHGEPPSLISPPAGCRFHPRCPHVMPRCTVDLPPRHTIGDRPGHWAACWLYDPATVAAEGPGSAAPDADPTVPPARRDGTATVGDAR, from the coding sequence ATGACGTTGAGCGACAGCGCGGAGGCGCCGGTCAACGAGGTGGTGCTGGAGGCCGTCGGCCTGACCAAGCATTTCCCCGTCCGCAGGCGGCTGCGTGACCTTCTCACCCGATCGACGGCCGCCGTCCACGCCGTCGACGACGTCTCGTTCGTGCTGCGCCGGGGCCAGGTGACCGCGCTGGTCGGCGAGTCCGGCTCCGGCAAGTCCACGGTGGCCCGGCTGCTGGCCCAGCTCTACCCGCGCACCGCCGGCGACCTCCGCCTGCACGGCACGTCGACCCGGGTCCGCGGCGGGCGCGCGTTCCGGGCGTACGTGCGGCGCGTCCAACTGATCCTGCAGGACCCGTTCGCGTCGCTGAACCCGGTGCACACCGTCCGCTACCACCTCACCCGGTCGCTGCGGATCCACGGCAACGCCGGGCGCACCGCCGAGGACCTGGACAAGGCCCTCGCCGACCTGCTCACCCGGGTCAGCCTCACACCGCCCGAGCGCTACCTGGACGCGTTCCCGCACGAGCTCTCCGGCGGCCAGCGGCAACGCGTCGCGATCGCCCGGGCGCTCGGGGCCGACCCGGAGGTGCTCCTCGCCGACGAGCCGGTGTCCATGCTGGACGTCTCCATCCGCCTCGGGGTGCTCAACCTGCTGCGGGACCTCAAGGAGCGGCTCGACCTCGCCGTCCTCTACATCACCCACGACATCGCCTCGGCCCGCTACTTCGCCGACGAGACGATCGTCATGTACGCCGGCCGCATGGTCGAGGGCGGCGACAGCGAGACCGTCACCCAGAACCCGGCCCACCCGTACACCCGGCTGCTCATCGGGTCGGCGCCGGACCCCGACCGGATCACCGGCGACGGCGGCGCCGACGTCGGCGGGGCGGACCGCGGCCACGGCGAGCCGCCGAGCCTGATCAGCCCACCCGCCGGCTGCCGCTTCCACCCCCGGTGCCCGCACGTCATGCCCCGCTGCACCGTCGACCTGCCGCCCCGGCACACCATCGGCGACCGGCCCGGCCACTGGGCGGCGTGCTGGCTCTACGACCCGGCCACGGTCGCCGCCGAGGGCCCCGGCTCCGCCGCGCCCGACGCCGACCCGACCGTGCCGCCGGCTCGCCGGGACGGCACCGCCACCGTGGGGGACGCCCGATGA
- a CDS encoding ABC transporter permease, whose protein sequence is MRFLLQRVAFYLFTAWAAITLNFFIPRLIPGDPVQSLISRNQGRISADAIESLRVLFGLDDNDSVWEQYVDYWKQLVQGDLGLSFTFFPTPVSTVIGDSLPWTVGLVGVTTIVSFLLGTALGVGAGWRRGSWIDALLPATTFLSSIPYFWLGLVAIALFAGPGSFFPSSGGYEPGLVPAFDQYFIPSAIQHSILPAATILVSSMSGWILSMRNMMVTVSSEDYITVAHAKGLSERRVALSYAARNALLPNVSGFALSLGFIVGGTLLVEIVFSYPGLGYQLFQAVGAKDYPLMQGIFLIITISVLVANLLADVAYLLLDPRTRKS, encoded by the coding sequence ATGAGGTTCCTGCTGCAGCGCGTGGCCTTCTACCTGTTCACGGCGTGGGCGGCCATCACCCTCAACTTCTTCATCCCACGGTTGATCCCCGGCGACCCGGTCCAGTCCCTCATCTCCCGCAACCAGGGCCGGATCAGCGCCGACGCCATCGAATCGCTTCGCGTCCTGTTCGGCCTGGACGACAACGACAGCGTCTGGGAGCAGTACGTCGACTACTGGAAACAGCTCGTCCAGGGCGACCTCGGCCTGTCCTTCACGTTCTTCCCGACGCCGGTGTCGACGGTGATCGGCGACAGCCTGCCGTGGACCGTCGGCCTGGTCGGCGTCACCACGATCGTCAGCTTCCTGCTCGGCACCGCGCTCGGTGTCGGCGCCGGCTGGCGGCGCGGCTCGTGGATCGACGCCCTGCTGCCGGCCACCACGTTCCTCTCCTCGATCCCGTACTTCTGGCTGGGCCTCGTCGCGATCGCCCTGTTCGCCGGGCCGGGGAGCTTCTTCCCGTCCTCCGGCGGCTACGAGCCGGGCCTCGTGCCGGCGTTCGACCAGTACTTCATCCCGAGCGCCATCCAGCACAGCATCCTGCCCGCCGCCACCATCCTGGTCTCCTCGATGAGCGGGTGGATCCTCAGCATGCGCAACATGATGGTCACCGTCTCCTCGGAGGACTACATCACGGTCGCCCACGCGAAGGGCCTGTCGGAGCGGCGGGTGGCGCTCAGCTACGCGGCCCGCAACGCGCTGCTGCCCAACGTCTCGGGTTTCGCGCTGTCGCTCGGGTTCATCGTCGGCGGCACCCTGCTGGTGGAGATCGTCTTCTCCTACCCGGGGCTCGGGTACCAGCTCTTCCAGGCGGTCGGCGCCAAGGACTACCCGCTGATGCAGGGGATCTTCCTGATCATCACGATCTCCGTGCTGGTCGCGAACCTGCTCGCCGACGTCGCGTACCTGCTCCTCGACCCGCGGACCCGAAAGAGCTGA
- a CDS encoding ABC transporter permease, producing MTFSPSSIEQVIPGQGAMAQPSAAPGRAKRRRFRFIANAKVATGLVVLAVYGLFAIIGPWVAPYDPSARSSDVLQAPSAEHWFGTTHLGQDIFSQILVGTRSVVVVGLIAGVIATLLSILIGVTSGYLSGVADEGLSALSNVFLVIPALPLIIIITSIVERASDTLVALIIGLTSWAWGARVLRAQTLSLRRRDYVEAARATGERTWRIILFEILPNLTAIIASGFVGTVIFAVMSEITLAFIGISSITSWNWGTILFWAQGQQALAQGAWWWFVPAGLAIALLGTALALINFGIDEFVSPRLRSSGRTRIRTASGHTVKMRVGFTPVLDPPAAAPPPVPVDAVVLSSTDRKGGPR from the coding sequence ATGACATTCTCACCGTCGAGCATCGAGCAGGTCATCCCCGGCCAGGGAGCCATGGCCCAGCCGTCGGCCGCGCCGGGCCGGGCGAAGCGGCGCCGGTTCCGGTTCATCGCCAACGCCAAGGTCGCGACCGGCCTGGTCGTCCTGGCCGTGTACGGCCTCTTCGCGATCATCGGGCCGTGGGTGGCGCCGTACGACCCGAGCGCCCGGAGCAGCGACGTCCTGCAGGCGCCGTCGGCGGAGCACTGGTTCGGCACCACCCACCTCGGCCAGGACATCTTCAGCCAGATCCTGGTCGGCACCCGAAGCGTCGTCGTCGTGGGCCTGATCGCCGGCGTGATCGCGACGCTCCTGTCCATCCTCATCGGCGTGACCTCCGGCTACCTCTCCGGGGTGGCCGACGAGGGCCTGTCGGCCCTGTCCAACGTGTTCCTGGTGATCCCGGCACTGCCGCTGATCATCATCATCACGTCGATCGTGGAGCGGGCCAGCGACACCCTGGTCGCGCTCATCATCGGCCTCACCTCGTGGGCGTGGGGGGCCCGGGTGCTCCGCGCGCAGACGCTGTCGCTGCGCCGCCGCGACTACGTCGAGGCGGCCCGTGCCACCGGCGAGCGGACCTGGCGGATCATCCTCTTCGAGATCCTGCCGAACCTCACCGCGATCATCGCGTCCGGCTTCGTCGGCACCGTCATCTTCGCGGTGATGTCGGAGATCACCCTGGCGTTCATCGGCATCTCGTCGATCACGTCGTGGAACTGGGGCACCATCCTGTTCTGGGCGCAGGGCCAGCAGGCCCTCGCGCAGGGGGCGTGGTGGTGGTTCGTGCCCGCCGGCCTGGCCATCGCGCTGCTGGGCACCGCGCTCGCTCTGATCAACTTCGGCATCGACGAGTTCGTCAGTCCCCGCCTGCGCAGCAGCGGCCGGACCCGGATCCGCACCGCGTCCGGGCACACCGTGAAGATGCGGGTCGGATTCACCCCCGTACTCGACCCGCCGGCGGCGGCCCCGCCGCCGGTCCCGGTCGACGCGGTCGTCCTCAGCAGCACCGACCGGAAGGGTGGTCCTCGATGA
- a CDS encoding ABC transporter ATP-binding protein, whose amino-acid sequence MTRPVLEIKGLNVDYGIGDQAVRAVRDVDLTLRRGEVLGLAGESGSGKSTLAYGITRLLPPPGVIRGGSVRYHPTDGEPIDIMALSPAELRRFRWAETSIVFQGAMNSLNPVHRISTQLLDVIKAHEPSMSAPARLARARELLKLVGISADRMDSYPHQLSGGMRQRVMIGMALALEPQIVIMDEPTTALDVVMQRQILGQLAELRERLGFAVLFITHDLSLLVEFSDRIAIMYGGRIVEEAPAAQLYRAALHPYTEGLLHSFPALRGPRRELAGIPGSPPDLRAMPAGCAFHPRCPRAFTPCDNALPVLGAPVDDHPGRTVACWLHPAADVVTR is encoded by the coding sequence ATGACGCGACCGGTCCTGGAGATCAAGGGCCTCAACGTCGACTACGGGATCGGCGACCAGGCCGTGCGCGCCGTCCGGGACGTCGACCTCACCCTGCGCCGCGGCGAGGTGCTGGGGCTGGCCGGCGAGAGCGGCAGCGGCAAGTCCACCCTGGCGTACGGGATCACCCGGCTGCTGCCGCCGCCCGGCGTGATCCGCGGCGGATCCGTCCGCTACCACCCGACCGACGGCGAACCGATCGACATCATGGCGCTCTCCCCCGCCGAACTGCGCCGCTTCCGCTGGGCGGAGACGTCGATCGTGTTCCAGGGGGCGATGAACTCGCTCAACCCGGTCCACCGGATCTCCACCCAGCTACTCGACGTCATCAAGGCGCACGAGCCGAGCATGAGCGCTCCGGCCCGGCTCGCCCGCGCCCGCGAACTGCTCAAGCTGGTCGGCATCTCGGCCGACCGGATGGACAGCTACCCGCACCAGCTCTCCGGCGGCATGCGCCAGCGCGTCATGATCGGTATGGCGCTGGCGCTGGAACCCCAGATCGTCATCATGGACGAGCCGACGACGGCGCTCGACGTCGTCATGCAGCGGCAGATCCTCGGTCAGCTCGCCGAGCTGCGCGAGCGGCTCGGCTTCGCGGTGCTGTTCATCACCCACGACCTGTCCCTGCTGGTCGAGTTCTCCGACCGGATCGCCATCATGTACGGCGGACGGATCGTCGAGGAGGCACCGGCGGCGCAGCTGTACCGGGCCGCCCTGCACCCGTACACCGAGGGGTTGCTGCACTCCTTCCCCGCGCTGCGCGGGCCGCGGCGCGAGCTCGCCGGCATCCCCGGCTCCCCGCCGGACCTGCGCGCCATGCCGGCCGGTTGCGCCTTCCACCCGCGGTGCCCCCGGGCGTTCACCCCCTGCGACAACGCGCTTCCCGTCCTCGGCGCACCCGTCGACGACCACCCGGGCCGCACCGTCGCCTGCTGGCTGCACCCGGCCGCCGACGTGGTGACCCGGTGA